The Carassius gibelio isolate Cgi1373 ecotype wild population from Czech Republic chromosome B22, carGib1.2-hapl.c, whole genome shotgun sequence genome window below encodes:
- the sdhb gene encoding succinate dehydrogenase [ubiquinone] iron-sulfur subunit, mitochondrial, which yields MAAVCFSLSRCCAVGPRASITVVRFAQTAAAAAVQPRIKKFQIYRWDPDRAGDKPRMQTYDIDLNTCGPMVLDALIKIKNEMDGTLTFRRSCREGICGSCAMNINGGNTLACLNKIDTNTSKVTKIYPLPHMYVVKDLVPDMSNFYAQYKSIEPFLKKKDESRQGQEQYLQSVEDRQKLDGLYECILCACCSTSCPSYWWNGDKYLGPAVLMQAYRWMIDSRDDYTEERLSQLQDPFSLYRCHTIMNCTRTCPKGLNPGKAIAEIKKMMASYKQKKTASA from the exons ATGGCGGCGGTGTGTTTCTCCTTGAGCCGCTGCTGCGCCGTGGGTCCCCGAGCCTCGATCACG gtgGTGCGCTTCGCTCAGACGGCGGCCGCTGCGGCGGTTCAGCCCAGGATCAAGAAGTTCCAGATCTACCGCTGGGATCCGGATCGCGCCGGAGACAAACCTCGCATGCAGACGTACGACATCGACCTGAACAC CTGCGGCCCGATGGTTCTGGACGCGCTCATCAAGATCAAGAACGAGATGGACGGCACGCTGACCTTCAGGCGCTCCTGCAGAGAGG GAATCTGCGGCTCGTGTGCGATGAACATCAACGGAGGAAACACTCTGGCCTGTCTGAACAAGATCGACACTAACACCAGCAAGGTGACCAAGATCTACCCGCTGCCGCACATGTATGTGGTCAAAGACCTGGTGCCC GACATGAGTAACTTCTACGCTCAGTACAAGTCCATCGAGCCCTTCCTGAAGAAGAAGGACGAGTCCAGACAGGGACAGGAGCAGTACCTGCAGAGCGTGGAGGACCGGCAGAAgctg GACGGTCTGTACGAGTGTATCCTGTGCGCCTGCTGCAGCACCAGCTGTCCCAGCTACTGGTGGAACGGAGACAAGTATCTGGGTCCAGCCGTCCTCATGCAG GCGTACCGCTGGATGATCGACTCTCGGGACGATTACACCGAGGAGAGGCTCTCGCAGCTGCAGGACCCCTTCTCTCTGTACCGCTGTCACACCATCATGAACTGCACCAGGACCTGTCCCAAG GGTCTGAATCCAGGCAAAGCCATCGCTGAGATCAAGAAGATGATGGCCTCCTACAAACAGAAGAAGACGGCGTCCGCGTGA